The DNA segment atttatttttgggggaactatccctttaatggaaaAGCTAATTCCTGACACTGATGCACAGCATCATATCATGGTACTTTAATAACCCCAAACCTCATTTGTCTCCCCACATGTGTTCATTTTCCTCTTCACTGTTTGTAGCATTGGGTGCTGCATATGGGACAGCCAAGAGTGGCACAGGGATTGCCGCCATGTCAGTGATGCGGCCAGAGCTGATCATGAAGTCTATCATTCCTGTGGTCATGGCAGGTATCATTGCCATCTACGGCTTGGTGGTGGCTGTTCTCATTGCCAACAACATTTCTGAAACAGTCACGCTCTACAAGTGAGTCATGCGCATCAACTCtgtttttgtctatttttttgcatttaaaatgtaggcCCTAGTTGCATTTTCCTAGTTCTAAGTCATTCTAATATTCTAAACAAAAATAGCACATATTTTAgtcatcatttaaaaattaacattttattggtGACCTAGTTGTGTTATTACGATTAATTGGTTATTTCTGACAATGAGATCACATCATATGAGTCATTCAGATTTAACAATGTCTtaatgtctctttctctctttaggAGTTTCTTGCACCTTGGTGCCGGGCTGAGTGTTGGTCTGAGTGGTCTAGCAGCTGGCTTTGCCATCGGTATTGTGGGTGATGCAGGAGTCCGGGGAACAGCCCAGCAACCTCGCTTATTTGTGGGGATGATCCTCATCCTCATTTTTGCTGAGGTTCTGGGGCTCTATGGGCTTATTGTCGCTCTGATTCTTTCCACCAAGGGTTAATTTTTTGCTGGTATCTTCTCTACATATGAACAACCATCAAACACACAAGCACCAACACAAACATCCTCCTAATGAAATGATGAGAAACGACGAGAGAGGAATATGCGTGCATGCGTGTACTGTTGTGAGTGTGCTGTTTGCAAATGAATGTATGATTGAATTCTCCTCTCTGTGTATAGTAGCCTGATGTGCGTTCCCCATGTAAATGCGCTATATAGATATTGCTCTCGTCCTGTGTGCGTGTTCAGATAGATGCCCTCCTAAGCTACATCCGTTTGTCATcttttattttgtcataattttattcttgtttggagaaaaaaaatcaactgtttgcttttttgttttttttctcacttttgGGACCATTAAAATTCAGACACTGATGTTGAGGacctaaatgtaaaataaagatgGATTATtgctgtttgtattttttttttttttttttttttctgctgattaTTTATGAAGATTTTGAAATGTTCATTAAACAGTTTAAATGGATCAAAGTCTTTATtgaaatcctgaatatataaatacaatatgtgagtgtgtgtgtataaaatatatatatatatatatctgtataggTAGTTGAATTGCACTGTGGGAAATTTGTGGAGACCGTTGTCTTATCAAGGTATTGATGTGCAAGTTTACTAGGTGTGAGTGTGAAAAGAATGTATACacatgtatgtttgtgagtgtgtgtgtgtgtgtgtgtattttagctCTTAACATAACATTCTTCAGACGTGTAgcattttaattagttacttctggTTCCACTAATGGGTAAACACCAGTGCAGCTTATCCAGTTTCGAAATAAATCTTCCTCAACCTAGTTTCAGTTTCTCTTTTCTTCAAACATAGGCATACAGGATGTGCAAGATAATGCAAATGCACCGCAGGTATTCATAACAAAACGGTACATGTAAATAGAAATTTCAATTTTCTAAGTAATCAAAATGTTACATGATATTCACTACACTTTGTTCCTTGGTTTGTCACTTATTCAGTCATATAACTTGCACAAATTGCAACCTATTATGAATTACAGGTATTACCATTAATATGGCATTAGTGTGCAAATCACATTTGTACATGTTTTATGTATAGTAATGAAAAATACATAGTTCAGAATGCTCTCACGTCATGCAGAGTCAGGACAACAAGCCACTGATATATTACAGCAAGagggattattattatgttaccTTCTGGTTGTCATAATTACTGCATTGCAGCCTCATTCACCCTCTCACTACCTCCTCCATGCTGCAATCACTCGAATAGGAGCGAGGGGGCGCTATAAGAGTTACAACACAATACCACTTCAACTCTGATAGACAATTTTAGTTTTGGGCACGCAAAAAGGATTATTTTAAAACAGAATCAAACTGGTCAATAAGTATAATGTATCGGCCACAGCATTTTATAAACTAGCACTGCATTGaaaaaagagagaggagagagatataGATATCATACGTTTACAATAAATAAGATGAATAAgaattcaaatgaaaataaatgataaaaactcAAGGTCAAAATACTTTAGAAATGTGAGATTTTATAATATGGGatattttaacattataaatAATTCAAATCTGTGCAAAGTATCTGGAAATTTGTTCTTATGAATAAAGTATttacaatgcaaaacaaaaaacgaGTTCAACAGCATgttattacttaaaaataaattaatctatCTTTCAATTATAAGATTAACTCTCGGTTTATAAAGGGagacaaatagaaacaaaaacttAAATTCTCCCAAAGGGATTGTACGTGTGTACACTTTCTTCCTCCATCTTACAGAATACACATAAATTGGATATATCAGCAAAAGTAGCATCTAGACAATTTGTTGGATAGATTACAGTATCTAAAAATTTACTTTTCAGAAATGCCAACATTTTTATGTAGTAACCAGGCTCTTTttcagtgaaaaaataaataaaaaatttcaatAAATTAGAATTTTGGGAATGTTAAGACTAAGAGCATGTTATGCAGCAATTGCCTTACATgtttattatgctttttttttaatcaagaagaCAAACTATAAACATCCAATAAACGTTTAGGCATAAAACAATACATCTCAACCATTGACCCAACTAGTAGGTGGTGACATGCACGTATAATTCGAAttcccaaaaaacaaaagaagaagcatttggaagtgaaagtgaacgtgtagatttagagtaaaaatgacttaaaagttGATCTGTTTTTTTCACCCACCCATAtcgtatcatatcgcttctgatgtGTTGAGTCGTGtgaattact comes from the Xyrauchen texanus isolate HMW12.3.18 chromosome 12, RBS_HiC_50CHRs, whole genome shotgun sequence genome and includes:
- the LOC127652851 gene encoding V-type proton ATPase 16 kDa proteolipid subunit c-like; this translates as MSAQSPEYSPFFAVMGASAAMVFSALGAAYGTAKSGTGIAAMSVMRPELIMKSIIPVVMAGIIAIYGLVVAVLIANNISETVTLYKSFLHLGAGLSVGLSGLAAGFAIGIVGDAGVRGTAQQPRLFVGMILILIFAEVLGLYGLIVALILSTKG